A single genomic interval of Solimonas sp. K1W22B-7 harbors:
- a CDS encoding YcxB family protein: protein MNIELEGQIAERDYVIAQWLDIKPRPFFLAAGVLILLLAVVVLWQAFFGPPKFHAGSGKWFVLALLAYMAISFGVWPYKAKRTYRQYKAIHATQRYVVTDEALKVESDRGHGVVPWSDLVKWKFGNGLFLLYPNDTIFYIVPVRLFSSAVQVEQFKELLRRAVNA from the coding sequence ATGAACATCGAACTTGAGGGCCAGATTGCGGAACGAGACTACGTTATTGCGCAATGGCTAGACATCAAGCCTCGGCCGTTTTTTTTAGCGGCAGGAGTCCTAATTCTACTCCTCGCAGTGGTCGTTCTTTGGCAAGCTTTTTTTGGCCCGCCAAAATTTCACGCTGGAAGTGGCAAATGGTTTGTTCTGGCCTTGTTGGCATACATGGCTATCTCATTTGGAGTATGGCCTTACAAAGCCAAGCGGACGTACAGGCAGTACAAAGCGATTCACGCAACACAGCGGTATGTGGTGACCGATGAAGCATTGAAGGTAGAAAGCGACCGTGGGCATGGTGTCGTACCGTGGTCTGATTTGGTCAAATGGAAGTTCGGAAACGGGCTGTTCCTGCTATACCCCAATGACACTATCTTCTATATCGTTCCTGTCCGACTCTTTTCGTCCGCAGTTCAAGTTGAGCAATTCAA